One genomic window of Elaeis guineensis isolate ETL-2024a chromosome 2, EG11, whole genome shotgun sequence includes the following:
- the LOC105038689 gene encoding 3-ketoacyl-CoA synthase 11-like, which produces MRSTIVLLKVCIFTLLALIITLRPLIPAILTSLHPDALHFLSHHKLLLLSLLWCTTVFLLAYFSTRPLPVLLLDYTCFKPDLDQRCSLEVCEYLGLRSGRFSPTSADFMRAIYRKSGLGDETYSPPFFFQTDYDAKFHHAILEAEQGMFSAVASLLAKTAVHPSRITVLIVACSMFAPSPSLSSLIVHRFRLPPSVKTFTLAGMGCSAGTTSIDLAARILRRRVGYALIVATENTSLNWYFGDSRPMLVTNCIFREGTAAALVTSDPARRGDAKMELVRTLRTHHGADDAAYNAAIQMEDEDGKVGVALTKDLVQVAGTGLTSHISTLAPRVLPVSELLRYLYSVTRSFMAGERKVVHVPDFTKAFEHMCIHSGGKAVIDAVGKIMRFDDGVTEPARMCLHRFGNTSSSLVFYELAYFEAKGRIKSGDRVWMLAFGTGFKACSAVWRALRDSGMDPDNPWKDCIHRYPVLQWHAPSKK; this is translated from the coding sequence ATGAGATCAACGATCGTGTTGCTCAAGGTTTGCATCTTCACGCTGTTAGCACTGATCATAACCCTCCGCCCTTTGATTCCTGCCATCCTGACTTCACTCCACCCAGACGCGCTTCACTTCCTCTCTCACCACAaactcctcctcctctccctcctctggTGCACCACCGTCTTCCTCCTCGCCTACTTCTCGACCCGGCCCCTCCCAGTCCTTCTCCTCGACTACACCTGCTTCAAGCCCGACCTCGACCAGCGATGCAGCCTCGAGGTGTGCGAGTATCTCGGCCTCCGCAGCGGCCGCTTCTCCCCCACCAGCGCCGACTTCATGCGTGCCATCTACCGCAAGTCCGGCCTCGGCGACGAGACCTACTCCCCTCCCTTCTTCTTCCAGACCGACTACGACGCCAAGTTTCACCATGCCATCCTCGAGGCAGAGCAGGGCATGTTCTCCGCCGTCGCCTCCCTCCTCGCCAAGACCGCCGTCCACCCCTCCCGCATCACCGTCCTCATCGTCGCCTGCAGCATGTTcgccccctccccctccctctcttccCTCATCGTCCACCGCTTCCGGCTGCCCCCCTCCGTCAAGACCTTCACCCTCGCCGGCATGGGCTGCAGCGCCGGCACCACGTCCATCGACCTCGCAGCCAGGATCCTCCGCCGCCGGGTAGGCTACGCTCTTATAGTCGCCACCGAGAACACCAGCCTCAACTGGTACTTCGGCGACAGCCGCCCCATGCTGGTCACCAACTGCATCTTCCGGGAGGGGACGGCCGCGGCGCTCGTCACCAGCGACCCCGCCCGACGGGGCGACGCCAAGATGGAGCTCGTCCGCACCCTCCGCACCCACCACGGCGCCGACGACGCAGCCTACAACGCCGCCATCCAGATGGAGGACGAGGACGGCAAGGTCGGCGTCGCGCTCACCAAGGACTTGGTCCAGGTGGCCGGCACCGGACTCACAAGCCACATCTCCACCCTCGCCCCACGAGTCCTCCCGGTCTCCGAGCTTCTACGGTACCTCTACAGCGTGACGAGGTCGTTCATGGCGGGGGAGCGCAAGGTGGTGCACGTGCCGGACTTCACCAAGGCGTTCGAGCACATGTGCATCCACTCCGGCGGGAAAGCGGTGATCGACGCGGTAGGAAAGATAATGCGGTTCGACGACGGCGTGACGGAGCCTGCCCGGATGTGCCTGCACCGCTTCGGGAACACGTCGAGCAGCTTGGTGTTCTACGAGCTGGCCTACTTCGAGGCCAAGGGGAGGATAAAGAGTGGGGATAGGGTGTGGATGCTGGCGTTTGGAACGGGGTTCAAGGCCTGTAGTGCGGTGTGGAGGGCGTTGAGGGACTCCGGGATGGATCCGGACAATCCATGGAAGGACTGCATCCATAGGTATCCTGTGCTGCAGTGGCATGCACCATCAAAGAAGTAG
- the LOC105051334 gene encoding ubiquitin-conjugating enzyme E2 2 isoform X3: protein MQLFLVLMTHLGMEEHSNLLFSFQRTIQTNLQLSALFQECFIQINSMVWIHIVSNQLPIGTTFRTSLANFNLYTDGSICLDILQNQWSPIYDVAAILTSIQSLLCDPNPNSPANSEAARMFSENKREYNRRVREVVEQSWTAD from the exons GAACATTCAAACTTACTCTTCAGTTTTCAGAGGACTATCCAAACAAACCTCCAACTGTCCGCTTTGTTTCAAGAATGTTTCATCCAAATA AACAGCATGGTGTGGATCCATATTGTATCAAACCAGTTGCCAATTGGTACGACCTTCAGGACCAGTTTGGCGAACTTCAATC TTTACACAGATGGAAGCATTTGCTTGGATATCTTGCAGAACCAATGGAGCCCAATTTATGATGTCGCTGCAATACTTACATCAATCCAG TCGTTGCTctgtgacccaaacccaaactcACCTGCAAATTCGGAAGCTGCACGGATGTTCAGTGAAAACAAGCGTGAATACAATAGGAGAGTGCGTGAGGTTGTGGAGCAGAGCTGGACGGCTGACTGA